The Impatiens glandulifera chromosome 8, dImpGla2.1, whole genome shotgun sequence genome includes a window with the following:
- the LOC124912149 gene encoding uncharacterized protein LOC124912149, with translation MMKPVARYPSSTRNGDQSLEGMLTDLYFGAKQKSSKKLHKPAPSSPKQSTARLVTSLTCLQFAFATYATLLLFYLSPSLDLRSTPDFTWATRIAKNWKNFVVAPHFVNPNLTHAIHPVTRFVKSEVCETEKIDFEQKKSIDQLMIKFKKEMYEEVMAFQDKSFGTESLSQLMGMKSRWDLNNNRQPQPKITVILNHFKRKTLCSQLNSLLNQSLPFHHVWVMSFGSPNELSLRRIVESYNDTRISFISSTYDFKYFGRFQMALQTEADFVYILDDDMIPGTKMLRILAHVAGTEKYKNSVLGSIGRILPFRQKDFMFPSYRKFRSKEAGLYLPDPAYDIVINKIVQVDFLSSSWFLSAELVKTLFIEDPSTFMTGEDLHLSYQLQKYRNAGSFVLPIDQNDKETWGDSEHRLAYVSETTVIFKDIIQVRDEQWWTALTTGYITQWAAMNPQKIDAFFYAHTIDEAKALAPLIEKFKMTAGRKAYIAVSGGNYCPCEEAASALSWPKAVCKERRFKIFDLGIGALSSSVSDSEVPIVQGVYSSMKGLVKMHNPSVIIAVNDIDINVMKALKMAAESNGNGSTLVLLPRSSINKVLWMADLRPTTLLNWNKMRISINVITQNRSPSLSRLLKSLSEAYYLGDDIPITFNMDTRVDEATIKMVNTFKWPHGSKTLRRRIIQGGLIRAVSESWYPSSDDDYGLLLEDDIEVSPYYYLWIKYALLAYHYDPQVSLPELASISLYTPRLVEVLKERPKWNPTDFFKNIHPNTPYLHQLPCSWGAVFFPKQWREFYVYMNMRFTEDAKRNPVQIPKSRTNGWQASWKKFLIDMMYLRGYVALYPNFPRQASFSTNHMEPGAHISAKENAVRHDKSDFEVPLLKEDFSALLPAGKLPPASKLPSLNLFNQPVSLRGLKAAGGKLCRDVLNCTSDEIVIVDHQTGLPSKCSRF, from the exons AATCAACCGCTAGGCTCGTCACAAGCCTAACCTGCCTTCAATTCGCATTCGCCACTTATGCCACCTTACTCCTCTTCTACTTAAGCCCGTCCTTGGACCTCAGGTCCACGCCTGACTTTACCTGGGCAACTCGAATTGCCAAGAATTGGAAGAACTTTGTTGTCGCCCCTCATTTCGTGAACCCGAACCTGACCCATGCTATTCATCCTGTCACGAGGTTCGTGAAATCCGAAGTTTGCGAGACTGAAAAGATTGACTTCGAGCAGAAGAAGTCCATCGACCAATTAATGATCAAGTTTAAGAAGGAAATGTACGAGGAAGTTATGGCATTCCAAGACAAGTCGTTTGGAACCGAGTCACTTTCCCAGCTAATGGGAATGAAATCCAGATGGGACTTAAACAATAACAGGCAGCCTCAGCCGAAAATAACAGTTATTTTGAACCATTTCAAGAGGAAGACGTTATGTTCTCAACTAAACTCGTTGCTCAACCAATCACTCCCGTTTCACCATGTTTGGGTGATGTCGTTTGGAAGCCCGAACGAGCTGTCTTTAAGAAGGATTGTCGAGAGTTACAATGACACGAGAATAAGTTTTATCAGCTCCACTTATGATTTCAAGTACTTTGGTCGGTTCCAAATGGCACTCCAGACGGAAGCTGATTTCGTGTATATTTTAGACGACGACATGATTCCCGGAACAAAGATGTTGAGGATTCTCGCACACGTGGCGGGAACGGAGAAGTATAAGAACTCTGTTTTGGGAAGCATTGGGAGGATTCTTCCGTTTCGACAGAAGGACTTTATGTTTCCGAGTTATCGTAAGTTCAGATCGAAGGAGGCTGGACTTTACCTGCCTGACCCAGCTTATGATATCGTTATCAATAAGATCGTTCAGGTTGATTTTCTGTCAAGTTCTTGGTTTCTTTCGGCTGAGCTTGTCAAGACTCTCTTCATTGAAGATCCTTCTACTTTCATGACAGGAGAAGATCTTCACTTAAG CTACCAGCTTCAAAAGTATAGGAACGCGGGCTCCTTCGTTCTTCCCATCGATCAAAACGACAAAGAGACATGGGGAGACAGCGAGCACCGGTTAGCTTACGTATCTGAAACAACCGTCATCTTCAAAGACATCATACAAGTACGAGACGAGCAATGGTGGACTGCACTAACCACAGGCTACATAACGCAATGGGCAGCCATGAATCCTCAAAAGATAGACGCTTTCTTCTACGCCCACACAATTGACGAGGCCAAGGCATTAGCCCCTCTCATAGAGAAATTCAAGATGACAGCAGGAAGGAAGGCTTACATTGCGGTTTCAGGTGGAAACTATTGCCCTTGTGAAGAAGCAGCTTCAGCTCTGAGCTGGCCTAAGGCTGTCTGCAAGGAGAGACGGTTCAAGATATTCGACTTGGGAATTGGAGCTCTCTCGAGTAGTGTTTCAGACTCTGAGGTCCCCATTGTTCAAGGAGTGTATTCAAGCATGAAAGGGTTAGTCAAGATGCATAACCCGAGTGTGATAATCGCAGTAAACGATATCGATATTAATGTGATGAAGGCTCTAAAGATGGCAGCCGAGAGTAATGGAAATGGATCAACACTCGTTCTTTTGCCCAGATCTTCCATTAATAAAGTCCTTTGGATGGCTGATCTCAGACCAACAACATTACTAA ATTGGAACAAGATGAGGATATCTATAAACGTTATAACACAAAACCGATCCCCATCGCTAAGTCGATTGCTTAAATCTCTAAGCGAAGCTTACTATCTAGGAGACGATATACCAATCACCTTCAACATGGATACTAGAGTGGATGAGGCAACTATAAAAATGGTGAACACATTCAAATGGCCACATGGTTCTAAAACTCTTAGAAGAAGGATCATTCAAGGAGGATTAATCAGGGCAGTTAGTGAAAGTTGGTATCCTTCTTCAGACGATGACTATGGTCTTCTCCTTGAAGATGACATAGAAGTCTCTCCTTACTACTATCTTTGGATCAAATATGCACTTTTAGCTTACCACTATGATCCACAAGTTTCATTACCTGAACTAGCTTCGATTTCTTTATACACTCCACGTTTAGTTGAAGTATTGAAAGAAAGACCTAAATGGAATCCAACTGATTTCTTCAAGAACATACATCCAAACACACCTTATCTCCATCAACTACCGTGTAGCTGGGGAGCAGTGTTCTTTCCAAAACAATGGAGAGAATTCTACGTTTACATGAACATGAGATTTACAGAGGATGCAAAGAGAAATCCAGTACAGATACCTAAATCAAGAACAAATGGATGGCAAGCATCATGGAAGAAATTCTTAATTGATATGATGTACTTACGTGGTTACGTTGCTTTATATCCGAATTTCCCTCGCCAAGCTAGCTTTTCGACGAATCATATGGAGCCAGGAGCACATATCTCGGCCAAGGAAAATGCGGTGAGGCATGATAAATCGGATTTTGAAGTTCCTCTGTTGAAGGAAGATTTCAGTGCTTTATTGCCTGCCGGAAAATTACCTCCGGCGTCTAAATTGCCATCGTTGAACCTCTTTAATCAGCCTGTTTCTCTTAGGGGACTTAAAGCTGCCGGAGGAAAACTTTGCCGGGATGTGCTTAACTGTACTTCCGATGAGATTGTGATTGTTGATCATCAGACTGGATTGCCTTCAAAGTGTTCTAGGTTTTGA